The Desulfobulbus propionicus DSM 2032 DNA segment TTTTTGTCCCCGGCTTTCTTGTATGCGTTGGCAGCAGATGCACCGGGTGCAGCCCTTGGCCGCCTTCCGTCGTGCATCGGGGATCGGTTCCCCGCAGTCCTCGCACTCCAGGGCCGACTCGCCTTGGGGCCGGGTATCAAGATGGTGTTTGAGGACCATCCGCTGGAACAGCTCCTGGTTCTGCTGGGCGAGATCTCCCTCGTCCATCAGACGGCTTTTTTCTCGATCTTGTGGCCAAGGCCGACCAAACCGAGCCCCAGGACAATGCGTTCCAGGCCGCCCTCGAGGTTGCCGTTGGCGATCTCGACGATCCCGAGAAGCAACAAACCTGCCGCTGCAGCCCAGGTCTTCCATCCGGTCATCATGTTGAGGTTGTTCGCGAAATTCATGGGTGCTCCGTTGGGTTGACATGTACTGTCGGCGCTTAGGTGCGACCGAACACGCCGGGAAAGTCCTCGTGCTGGCTCCAGGCCTTGTAATGAAGGTATTGCTCGCCGTTCTGACAGCGAACCAGGAGGCGCGGCGAACGTTTGCGCAGGCACATCGTGACCGCCTGCAGGGTTTTGGGACCCATGATGCCGTCCACCACCAGGTCCGGGTAGAACCGTTCTCGTGCGTTGAGGGCGTTCAAGGCCCGCTGGAGGAACTTGGTCCCGTTGCCCGGTCCGCAGTTGACCGAAGCTTCGAACAACTCCTCGGCAACTTCCGGACTGACCACGTCGATGTGGTCACAGCTCAGCGGCTGCCAGAACTCGGTGCGGTAGAACTCACGCACCAGATCGGTCAGGCCAGGCGCCAAAGACAAGGCGTGGCCCGCATGCAGGCAAGCGTCGATAATCGGCCAGCCCTCCCAAAGAGGATGCTTGTTGCGGGCGATGCCCATGTAGGTCTCACCACCCTTGTCCTTGGGGTTGTTGCTGTAGCCGCCCTCGTGTTGCAGGGTGGCGGCAAATGCGCGAGCAAAGCTCATGGGGCCTCATCTGGCATGGGGTATCTTTCCTTTAAGGAAGAGGCAGGCCGTGTGGCCCGCCCCTATCCATGGGCAAGGAGAATGCATGGCGTCCAAACCATGTTGACGAGGGAACTATAGAGGAGAGGGCAGACAGCAATAAGTCTGCGCTGGAGCAGTGGTGAAAGTGCAAAATTTTATGATCACCACCCGGTCCGGGGTGATCCGGTTGGTGAAAGTTGACTAGGAAGATGTGGAAGACAGGAGGGGGGACCGGGGCATACGATTGAGGAAGTGCTGATGCAGCGCTATTCGCTCAATTTCGAGGTTGACTTAAAAACGGAGGGCTCAAGTTGAGCAATAGGTAAATTTACCTATTGAGATTCAACGGTTGTCAACGACACTTTCAAGTGGTAGACAATCTCGACCTCATGCCTTTTTTCATGAAAATCAAGAAAACCGTGGTGCGCAGGACTGTTCGAGTACAACACAGAGATGAATGGCAATGCATCAACAAGCCAAGAAAATGGAACGGCGATGACTCAAAAGCTGCAAGAAATAATTAAAGACAGTGCATACAACCTTAGTCAATTCAAGCCTGAACAGATTTCAGCCTTGGAATCCGCAATAAGCATCAAGGGTTCCGGCACAAAAGCAGCTCCCTATGTAACGTGCCTGATGCGAGGCAAACCGATCAAGCTCACTCCGGAAGAAACCATTCGGCAACTCTACCTTATGGTACTCCGTGACGATCTGGGATACCCCGTGAGTCGCATGGCCGTCGAATATGAGGTGACTTTTGGGCGTGAGAAGAAACGTGCCGACATCTGCATCTTTGACAAGGACAAGACCAACACGCCATACATCCTGGTCGAACTAAAAAAACCGAAACTCAAGGACGGCAAGGAACAGCTCAAGAGCTACTGCAACGCCACCGGTGCACCGATGGGCGTATGGACCAACGGACAGCAGATTTCTTACTACCATCGCAGGGACCCAAACTATTTTGAAGACATCCCCGCTATCCCTTCGGCCCATGAAAAACTGTCGGACATCCTCTCCGAGCGCTGGACGATCGATGACCTGATTAAACTCGACAAACTGGTCAACGAGAAAAAGTCCCTGAAAGACCTGATCCTCGAAATGGAAGACGAGGTGCTCGCCAACGCGGGCGTGGACGTGTTCGAGGAGATGTTCAAGCTCATTTTCACCAAACTCTATGATGAGTTGGAAGGCGGGCGCGACAAGAAGCGCCATCTAGTTTTCAAAAACTACGGCGACACCGAAACCGAACTCAAGGCCAAGATTCAGGATCTGTTTGACAAGGCTTGCGCCAAATGGGAAGGCGTTTTCCCGGAGAACGTTAAGATAGACCTCACCCCGAGCCACCTGGCAGTGTGCGTTTCTTCCCTGGAAAAGGTCAAGCTGTTCAATTCCAACCTGGAAGTAGTCGATGAGGCGTTCGAATACCTCATCAACAAGTCCAGCAAGGGTGAAAAGGGTCAATATTTCACTCCGCGCTATGTCATCGACATGTGTGTGAAGATGCTCAATCCGCAAGCGCATGAAACCCTGATCGATACGGCCGCCGGGAGTTGTGGCTTTCCTGTACATGGTATCTTTTATGTCTGGGAACAGATCATGAAAGAAGAAGGGCTCGCAAAGAGTCATCTCTTCACCACGGATAAAAAGCCCGCGCGTTGTGAGGACTATGTCCGCGACAAGGTTTTTGCCATCGACTTTGATGAAAAAGCCGTACGTGTTGGCCGGACACTCAATCTGATCGCCGGTGACGGCCAGACCAACGTGCTGCACCTCAACACCCTGGACTACGAACGCTGGGACGAAAAAACCAGCGACGAAACCTGGATAGATATTTACGGCGAAGGCTGGAAGAAACTGCGCAAGCTACGGCTTGATAAAACCAGCAACCGGGATTTCGGTTTTGATGTACTGATGGCCAACCCGCCCTTTGCCGGTGATATCAAAGAAACCAGAATCCTGGCCAAGTACGACCTGGCCCGCTCGGTACGCCTCGACAAAATCGGCAAGGTAGACCCAAAGGACAAGAACATCGTCACCGCGCATGATCGTGCCCCCAGTTTCACCGAAGCCCTGCATGCCAGCCATGAGGTCATTTATCAAATGGCCGATGGTACCTACCGCAAGGTCAAGGTCAAGAACCAGAACAAGGTTGGCCGCGATATCTTGTTCATCGAGCGGAATCTCAATTTTCTCAAACCTGGCGGCCGCATGGCGGTGGTACTGCCACAGGGCCGTTTCAACAACGCCTCGGACAAGGATTTACGGGAATACCTTGCAGCACACTGCCGCATCCTCGCCGTAGTCGGCCTGCACGGTAATGTGTTTAAGCCACACACCGGCACCAAGACCAGCGTACTTTTCGTGCAAAAATGGAATGACGATTCAAAAGCCGGTCCGCTTTGTCCGAGGGTGGATGACTATCCGATCTTCTTCGCCACCATGCGCGAGCCCAGCAAGGATAATTCCGGTGATAAAATCTACCGGCAAGGGCCGGACGGCTCGCCGCTGCTCGACAGCCACGGACACCTCATCGTCAAGCATGATCTATTTAATCACGATGGCTTGACCGAGGATGGTATCGCCGATGCCTTTATCGAGTTTGCCAAGAAAGAGGGCCTCAGTTTTTTTCTCTAAGCCCCTTCGACAAGGCGCAGTATGAGCGCCTGTTGGAGGGGCTTGAAGTGAGCGAAATTCAGTTTTCCGAAGCGCTATCCGGAACAAAAACGTCACGCATCGACCCTGAGTATTTCAATAGAGCAGCCACCAAAACCCTGAAAATGATAAAGGGGACATTGCGGCTAGGGGATCTTGTTCAAGATGGTTATCGGGTCGTCTATGAAACCACAGAGGCCATCGATCGGGAAGAAGGGGAACGCCTAGGCCTGCCCTATTTTCTGCAAAGCGCTGACATATCGACACCTTTCATCAATGCCAAGTCTATGGTTTGTGTAGCCCTTTCGGATTGGGAACGCTACCCAAAGGGGCGCATTATTCCCGGGGAGCTGCTTATCGAAGTCAAAGGCAAGGCAGAGAAGATCGCTTTGGTTCCCGATGATTTTCCCAAAAATACGCTTGTGACAGGGACCTGTTTCAAGCTTACAACCAAGCAACGCGTCGATCAGTATTTCTTAGCAAGTTATCTTACTTGCCGTTACGGCCAAGCCCTTAAAGATCGGCTAAAAAGCAACTTGCTTGTAAGCTATATCGCAAAAGATGATCTTTACCGACTTCCCATCCCAGACCTCTCCCCTGAGATTAAGCTCAAGATTAAGTTTTGTTTTGACCGGTGCTTCGAGGCGCATGAAGAAGCTCAATCTTTAATGGACGAGGCCGAAACCACGCTCCTTCGCGCACTCGGCTTAGAAAATTGGCAAGCTCCAGAATCTTTGAGCTATGTCCGCAACAGCCGCGATGCATTTGCTGCCGGGCGACTGGATGCAGAGCATTTTCAAGAGAAGTATTATGCGGCAAAAACAGCCTTGATTAAAGCAGGCGCCAAGTGTTTTATCCCTTTCCCTGAACTGTTGGAGTCTTTGACAAACGGGCATACCCCTCTACGTCACGATTTGAGCAAGGGTGAAGTTCCGTTCCTATGTGCAGAACACGTTAACGATTTCAATATCAAATTTGACAGTGAGAAACGTATCCTTCTTGAGCACCATGGAAAAGAACTAGCACGCACAGCCGTTCACGATGGTGATGTATTGCTCACTATCAAAGGAAGAATTGGAAATGCGGCTATCGCAGAAAACGTACCGGGAGCAGTCAACATCAATCAAGACGTTGCCCTACTTCGCCTCAATGAAACATTGCCTATTTGGTATATTGTTGCCTACTTGAATTGCCGTTTTGGAAAATTACAATCTGAAAAAATGGCAACAGGAGCCATTAATCCCTTCCTTGGTCTTTTTAGTGTCCGTCGGTTTGAAGTCCCTGAATTTGAATATGAGACTATGCAAGAGATTGCCGACAGTACCCAATCGCTCGTTAAGTCGTCCCGCTCTGCTTGGCAAAAGGCATCTCAGTTTCTCGACACGGCTAAGCGTGCTATTGAAATTGCCATCGAAGAAAACGAAACAGCCGCGATGGCATATCTGGAGGGGGCTGTATGAGCGGAGACTACTATAAAGAGTGGCGTGCAAAGGCCGAGGTTGATTATTTCCCGCAATTGGTAGTTTTATGGCTTTCAACCAATTCGTGGTACCGATCTCACTACTCCGAAATCACAACCAAGCGCGACCGTGACTTTCTCAACAAGCTTCGAGACGATCACAGCACCAGGAACAAGCTTTTTACGAGGTTTGATAGGCTGCTCGGGTCTGCTGGCACCAAAGATCATGCCGAACTGATCAGTGTCATCGAAGCGCTCTCATTCGCTTTAAATAGCGCTTTGCTCCTTTGGGAAGAGAATAAGGGCGACAGCGTAATCACCTTCGAAAACTGCCTGCTAGCGCTGAATCCCAAAATGTACGGCAGTCTCGTTGTCAAGAAGCGAGCGCCAGGTATCCGCATCAGCGACACACTCAAGCTTACCGATGACAAATCTTCTCTTTTTAATGGGCTGCTTGAGATAATTTACCAGATCCGCTGCCACCTGGTTCATGGCCAACTGGAACCAAATAACGAGAACCATGAAGTGGTGAAGCATTGTTATCGTTTGCTGCATCTACTGATGCAGATTTAAAACGGAAAAGATTCTGACTGCATTTCTCCACCCCCAAATCCTTCTATCAACGAGCAAGAAATGGAAATAACCGTTCAGGCTTTTGAACTGAAAACAGGAAAAGGAATTTCTCTCCAGCATTTTGGTGACCACCTCAAAACTCTGTCGGTGTCGTCTGTGAAGAACAGGTACATCTATGTTGATCGGACAGATGGATGGTGGCACGGTTTGCTGTTGACGGCTCGAAATATAAAAGCCTTTGCACGGATGGAACGACAGGGGGGACGGGTTATTTTAAGCCCGGAATCTATTAAAAATGGGGAACTTGCACATTTTAATTTTTTCTTAGTGCACGAAAAGTTTGGGAGAGGATTATATCAGTATTATCACGGATCATCCTCTGTCCATGGATTTGCACAAGTATTGAAGCAACATTATAATGGATTTAAAAAGCAGTGTATCGAGAGAGATTGCCTTGCTGAAAATATTTTGGCAGATTCACCGCCGAAGAAAATAACTAAACGTTATGCCGGTTATCTGGTTTACCAGCTTGTTTTACGCAGAAAATCGTTCGAAGCTCTCATGAAAGAGCTTAGAGGAGTAAGAAAAGTCTCACTTCAGTTTGTTGAATATGAACCTCATCAGAGATTGTTTAGATCGCTTGCAGGCAAAGCGAAGGCAGTGCAACACAACCTTACATTTGGCAATAAATATGACGGATCCATCAGAGATGATCTAGTAGAGTTGGCAAACACCGATATTTTGAAGACATTGAGCGGAGTAGGTATTGACGATAACGATGTCGAACGGCGTTTTCGTTTACTGAATGAGCCTGAATCGCTTGGCAATTTCGATTTTAACGATATTGTCCTTTCAACTGAGTTCGACTCGGAAGATGTTCATTCGAGTCTTGAGCGAGCGCCTGTCCTCTCAAAAATGAAAACGATAGCCGAATCTGACAATTGGTTGATGGGTAAAATATAAAATGGTCACTTTTATTCCATACATAGCGACTATTTTTGTATCCATTTGTTGTTGGTTTGCCCTGTTCAATTTACCTGATACGAATCGATTTTCTTGCCTCTACGATACAAAACTTCAGCTTGTTTTCTTTACTGCATTTCTCACTGTTGGCAGTTTTCTTCTGGCAATGAAGGCTTTTATCCTGATTCGGATCCGGGATGATATTTATCGCCACGAAAAGTATAAAGAACGATATCTACTACAGTATGATAATCAGTATAAGGGAGATTATTATAAAGGGTTACTCGATCTGGGCAATTTGCTTGTTGTCAGTGTTGCCGGAGCCTTCTTTACGTCAATCGCTCAAATAACTATCGGATTCAGCAAAATATACCCTATAAAATGCATTGCTCCGTCACTTGTTGGCGGGATGCTCGTCCTCGTGTTGTTTGACTGGCTTTTTGTTTATCTCAATTTACGAGACTGGTTCGAATTTATCGAATCCGACATAGAGAAAGAATTGAAGGAAAAGAAAGAAACTCTTTGAGGAATGTTCATTACGCAGAGCCGTAGTTCAATTTCACACCTCACCTAAAACATTAACAATTGTGCGCTCAAACTCTGCTCCACTGATTCAGAGCGCCAATACCTTCAGCCTTGATTCCTCAAAACAACCGCAACTGCCGTCCATCCGACCGCCCCAATATATTCCAGATCTGCCGTTCCTGGAGCCCATACTTGCGGGCCAACTCAACCCCCGAATACTTACCCGTATCATAGTCGCTGCGAATACACCGGTCCCGCCAACTACGAGTCCAGGTCTTCCAGCCGTAGATTCGCACCGGGGTGCCGTCAAAGCGTTGGGCCAACTTGAGGGCGTTGCCAATGCCGATCAGCTCGGCAATGGTCCGCATGTCGCCGTTCAATTCCTCCAGCCGGGGCCAGGCATCCGGCGGCAGATCGATGATTTCGTGGGGCCTGCTCACTTCTTTTGCGTCCCTTGCGTCTTCAACCGATGCTCCAGATCGGTGATCAGGATATGCAGAGCCTTGCTGTCCTCGAGCCACTCAAACCGATCCACGCCGAACTGCTTTTTCACCCTGGCGTGGATTTTGTTGATGTCGTAGCCCAAGGCGTGCCACAAAGCCAGCACCTTGCGTTGCTGCTTTGCCGCTGGGCCGGGCTTGATTTCCAGATACTGGCCATCGGTTTTTCGTTGTTGCTTTTGCCCATCAAAGCGTGGCTGCCAGCCCTTGGCTTTGAATAGATTGATCAGATCCCTGGCTTGCCGCTCGTTCAGTTCCTTGGCCGAGTCCACCTGAAAATAGTGATGAAGAATATCGCGGTAGGCTTCGTCGGTCAGGGCCAGTTCCTTCTTGGCAATGTGGATCCGGGCCAATGCACTGTTACTTGGCGTCATGTGGCTCTCCATACTGGGCAAGGTATTTACGCATGATCTCGCTCATGCCTTCATCTGTTGGCTGCCGGCACACCCTGTGGCTTCCATCGACC contains these protein-coding regions:
- a CDS encoding TraR/DksA family transcriptional regulator, yielding MDEGDLAQQNQELFQRMVLKHHLDTRPQGESALECEDCGEPIPDARRKAAKGCTRCICCQRIQESRGQK
- a CDS encoding regulatory protein GemA → MTPSNSALARIHIAKKELALTDEAYRDILHHYFQVDSAKELNERQARDLINLFKAKGWQPRFDGQKQQRKTDGQYLEIKPGPAAKQQRKVLALWHALGYDINKIHARVKKQFGVDRFEWLEDSKALHILITDLEHRLKTQGTQKK
- a CDS encoding Mor transcription activator family protein, with product MSRPHEIIDLPPDAWPRLEELNGDMRTIAELIGIGNALKLAQRFDGTPVRIYGWKTWTRSWRDRCIRSDYDTGKYSGVELARKYGLQERQIWNILGRSDGRQLRLF
- a CDS encoding type I restriction enzyme HsdR N-terminal domain-containing protein, producing MNGNASTSQENGTAMTQKLQEIIKDSAYNLSQFKPEQISALESAISIKGSGTKAAPYVTCLMRGKPIKLTPEETIRQLYLMVLRDDLGYPVSRMAVEYEVTFGREKKRADICIFDKDKTNTPYILVELKKPKLKDGKEQLKSYCNATGAPMGVWTNGQQISYYHRRDPNYFEDIPAIPSAHEKLSDILSERWTIDDLIKLDKLVNEKKSLKDLILEMEDEVLANAGVDVFEEMFKLIFTKLYDELEGGRDKKRHLVFKNYGDTETELKAKIQDLFDKACAKWEGVFPENVKIDLTPSHLAVCVSSLEKVKLFNSNLEVVDEAFEYLINKSSKGEKGQYFTPRYVIDMCVKMLNPQAHETLIDTAAGSCGFPVHGIFYVWEQIMKEEGLAKSHLFTTDKKPARCEDYVRDKVFAIDFDEKAVRVGRTLNLIAGDGQTNVLHLNTLDYERWDEKTSDETWIDIYGEGWKKLRKLRLDKTSNRDFGFDVLMANPPFAGDIKETRILAKYDLARSVRLDKIGKVDPKDKNIVTAHDRAPSFTEALHASHEVIYQMADGTYRKVKVKNQNKVGRDILFIERNLNFLKPGGRMAVVLPQGRFNNASDKDLREYLAAHCRILAVVGLHGNVFKPHTGTKTSVLFVQKWNDDSKAGPLCPRVDDYPIFFATMREPSKDNSGDKIYRQGPDGSPLLDSHGHLIVKHDLFNHDGLTEDGIADAFIEFAKKEGLSFFL
- a CDS encoding glycoside hydrolase family 108 protein, with product MSFARAFAATLQHEGGYSNNPKDKGGETYMGIARNKHPLWEGWPIIDACLHAGHALSLAPGLTDLVREFYRTEFWQPLSCDHIDVVSPEVAEELFEASVNCGPGNGTKFLQRALNALNARERFYPDLVVDGIMGPKTLQAVTMCLRKRSPRLLVRCQNGEQYLHYKAWSQHEDFPGVFGRT